Proteins from one Candidatus Kapaibacterium sp. genomic window:
- a CDS encoding NADP-dependent isocitrate dehydrogenase — translation MSSYKIIWSKIDEAPELASYCLLPIVQNFTKGTSVSIETRDISLAGRIIANFPERLTDEQKIPDYLAQLGELVKEPIANIIKLPNISASIPQLQAAIKELQGKGYDIPDYPEEPQNDDEKALQKRFAKCLGSAVNPVLREGNSDRRAATAVKKFAQKFPHRMMQPWPQSGSKSRVAHMNDKDFFSSEQSVTIEKATDVKIEFVGKDNEVKVLKPKVSLIDGEVIDTAVMNVAALRQFFAEQIEEARKDDVLLSLHLKATMMKISDPIMFGHAVEVYYKDAIDKHADTLKEIGVNLNNGLTDLLEKLSRLPDDKKAEIEADIAKVYESQPALAMVDSRYGITNLHVPNNIIVDASMPNVVRDGGKMWNNDDKLQDCIAMIPDRSYATMYSAILEDAKAKGQFNPATMGAVSNVGLMAQKAEEYGSHDKTFEAGESGTIRVVDADGKVLMSQNVEQGDIFRMCQVKDLPIKDWVGLAVKRARAADTPAIFWLDEQRAHDREIIKKVNDYLPLYDTVGLDLRIMKPVYAMNFTLERTRQGLDTISVTGNVLRDYLTDLFPILELGTSARMLSIVPLLNGGGLFETGAGGSAPKHVQQLLKENHIRWDSLGEYCALVPSLELAYEKTMDSKVKILSETLDEAIGIYLENGKLPSRKVKELDNRGSSFYLALYWAQSLAKQSHDTALQTRFEKIAAALAENETRITQEMLDAQGPPADIGGYYMPDHDKTTKVMRPSYTFNHIIDTM, via the coding sequence ATGTCATCATATAAAATTATCTGGTCGAAAATTGACGAAGCACCCGAACTCGCCTCCTATTGCTTGCTTCCAATAGTGCAAAATTTCACCAAAGGAACGAGCGTCAGCATCGAAACAAGGGACATTTCCTTGGCAGGCAGAATCATCGCTAACTTTCCAGAGCGGCTCACCGACGAGCAAAAAATCCCCGACTATCTCGCTCAGTTGGGCGAACTCGTCAAAGAACCGATTGCAAACATCATCAAGTTGCCCAATATAAGTGCCTCAATTCCCCAGCTTCAAGCGGCTATCAAAGAGTTGCAAGGCAAAGGTTACGATATTCCGGATTACCCCGAAGAACCCCAAAACGACGATGAAAAGGCTCTGCAAAAAAGATTCGCAAAATGCCTCGGCTCCGCTGTCAATCCCGTTTTGCGTGAAGGCAACTCCGACCGCCGTGCAGCAACAGCTGTCAAGAAATTCGCCCAAAAATTCCCGCACCGCATGATGCAGCCATGGCCTCAATCCGGCTCCAAATCTCGCGTGGCGCATATGAATGATAAGGATTTCTTCAGCTCTGAGCAATCAGTCACGATTGAAAAAGCTACCGATGTCAAAATCGAATTCGTCGGCAAGGACAATGAAGTCAAGGTGCTAAAGCCGAAAGTGTCGCTCATAGACGGCGAAGTCATTGATACAGCGGTGATGAACGTCGCGGCTTTGCGCCAATTTTTCGCCGAGCAAATCGAAGAAGCCCGCAAAGACGATGTGCTCCTGTCGCTGCACCTCAAAGCCACTATGATGAAAATTTCCGACCCGATTATGTTTGGTCACGCCGTCGAAGTTTACTACAAAGACGCCATAGACAAGCACGCCGACACTTTGAAGGAAATCGGGGTCAACCTCAATAACGGTTTGACGGATTTGCTCGAAAAACTGAGCAGATTGCCCGACGACAAAAAAGCCGAAATCGAAGCCGACATCGCCAAAGTTTACGAGAGCCAACCCGCACTCGCAATGGTTGATTCGCGGTACGGAATCACGAATCTCCACGTCCCGAACAACATCATCGTTGACGCTTCGATGCCAAATGTGGTTCGCGACGGCGGAAAAATGTGGAACAATGACGACAAATTGCAAGATTGCATCGCCATGATACCCGACAGAAGCTACGCTACGATGTATTCCGCGATTTTGGAAGACGCAAAAGCCAAGGGGCAATTTAATCCCGCAACCATGGGAGCCGTCTCCAACGTGGGTTTGATGGCACAAAAAGCCGAAGAATACGGCTCGCACGACAAAACTTTCGAAGCCGGCGAGAGCGGCACAATTCGCGTTGTTGATGCCGACGGCAAGGTACTCATGTCCCAAAACGTCGAACAGGGCGATATTTTCCGCATGTGCCAAGTGAAAGATTTGCCAATCAAAGACTGGGTCGGATTAGCCGTCAAAAGAGCGAGAGCCGCCGACACGCCCGCAATCTTCTGGTTGGACGAGCAGCGCGCCCACGACCGCGAAATCATCAAAAAAGTGAACGACTACCTCCCGCTCTACGACACAGTTGGGCTGGATTTGCGTATCATGAAACCCGTCTATGCCATGAATTTCACGCTTGAACGCACACGCCAAGGGCTCGACACAATTTCGGTGACCGGCAACGTCCTTCGTGATTACCTCACAGACCTATTCCCAATCCTCGAACTCGGCACCAGCGCCCGCATGCTCTCGATAGTGCCGCTGCTCAATGGTGGCGGATTGTTCGAGACCGGCGCAGGAGGCTCGGCACCCAAGCACGTTCAGCAGCTATTGAAGGAAAACCACATCCGCTGGGACTCCTTAGGCGAATACTGTGCCCTCGTGCCTTCCTTGGAGCTTGCTTACGAAAAAACAATGGACTCGAAGGTCAAAATCCTATCCGAAACGCTCGACGAAGCAATCGGAATCTATCTTGAGAACGGGAAGCTGCCCTCACGCAAGGTCAAAGAGCTCGACAACCGCGGCAGTTCCTTCTATTTGGCACTCTATTGGGCTCAGTCGCTCGCCAAACAATCGCACGACACCGCACTGCAAACGCGTTTCGAGAAAATCGCTGCCGCTTTGGCTGAAAATGAGACCCGTATCACTCAGGAAATGCTCGACGCACAAGGTCCACCCGCAGACATCGGTGGATACTACATGCCCGACCACGACAAAACCACAAAGGTGATGCGTCCCAGCTACACTTTCAACCACATAATTGACACAATGTAA
- a CDS encoding Xaa-Pro peptidase family protein, translating into MAKKTAPRKVTDEPDYPKIINRRLDQLRFSLEDHKVEAIAVSFLPNIRYLTNFSGSNAIFFILEDELHFITDDSYEEQIKEELYKLPNLHFHITRSPWEYIAKKKVLKGVQSIAFEADKMPYSEAVAIRNVIRPLKFKPAENLVTRFTQPKDPDELNFIKKSIEISRGVYEYMLGFIKPGMSEKDISNELCYQCRKNGSEGEPSDIIVVSGERSSLVNGNPTDRKIKKNDLIIMDFGSKVNGFGPDISRTVSIGKINKEQKLMYDLVRKAQQIVLKEVRPGMNGKYLDSVVRNFFKKEGYGDSFKHTVGHGVGLRAVENPVISYELDDQIVPEDCVISIEPGLYIQGKFGIRMDELILITVSGGSVLSAPPDEIDVI; encoded by the coding sequence ATGGCAAAAAAGACAGCACCTCGTAAAGTAACTGACGAACCTGATTACCCGAAAATCATCAACAGAAGGCTCGACCAGCTAAGGTTTTCTCTCGAAGACCATAAAGTAGAAGCGATAGCGGTAAGTTTTTTACCTAATATCCGTTATCTGACAAATTTTTCCGGCTCGAATGCGATTTTCTTCATTTTGGAAGATGAATTGCATTTTATTACCGATGATTCTTACGAAGAACAAATCAAAGAAGAGCTCTACAAATTACCCAATCTCCACTTTCACATCACGAGAAGCCCATGGGAATATATTGCCAAGAAAAAAGTTCTCAAAGGTGTGCAATCAATTGCTTTCGAAGCAGACAAGATGCCCTATTCAGAGGCAGTCGCTATTCGTAATGTTATCAGACCACTGAAATTCAAACCGGCTGAAAATCTTGTAACAAGATTTACCCAACCGAAAGACCCCGATGAATTGAATTTCATCAAGAAATCTATCGAAATTTCTCGCGGTGTATATGAATATATGCTCGGATTTATCAAACCCGGCATGAGTGAAAAAGATATTTCGAATGAATTATGCTATCAATGCCGTAAAAATGGCTCCGAAGGCGAACCATCAGATATCATTGTTGTTTCGGGCGAACGTAGCAGCCTTGTGAATGGCAATCCGACCGACAGAAAAATCAAAAAGAACGACCTGATTATCATGGACTTTGGCTCTAAAGTCAATGGATTCGGTCCTGATATTTCGCGAACTGTCTCAATCGGCAAAATCAACAAAGAACAGAAATTGATGTATGATTTAGTCCGCAAGGCTCAACAAATTGTACTCAAAGAAGTCCGTCCGGGAATGAACGGCAAGTATCTCGATTCGGTAGTTCGCAACTTTTTCAAGAAAGAAGGATACGGCGATAGCTTCAAGCATACGGTTGGTCACGGCGTAGGGTTGCGTGCTGTAGAAAATCCCGTCATCAGCTATGAATTAGATGACCAAATCGTACCCGAAGATTGCGTAATTAGTATCGAACCGGGATTGTATATCCAAGGCAAATTCGGTATCAGAATGGACGAGTTGATTTTAATCACCGTAAGTGGTGGCAGCGTGCTGTCGGCACCTCCCGATGAGATAGACGTAATTTGA
- a CDS encoding Dam family site-specific DNA-(adenine-N6)-methyltransferase, which yields MKPLVKYRGGKSKEIPHLIKHLTQYCGRYIEPFFGGGALFFYLEPKKAIINDINSKLISFYLEVKYNFDNLKAELTEIEKIYTINRQKFEELKRQAPDKRVDDDNESLYYKIRDMFNDLNEKKYSDGLLYFFINKTAYSGMIRNNSKGEFNVPYGRYANLNTTLVTKAHSVLLANTEIYNLDYSEIFRMANEDDFMFLDPPYDCVFSDYGNIEHKDGFNEKNHIELANQYKQLKCKALMVIGRTPLTEKLYEDMIVDEYGKSYAVNIRNRFKSEASHILISNYGNVSKKYFPKIVFEKDLVL from the coding sequence ATGAAACCATTAGTAAAATATAGGGGTGGAAAATCAAAAGAAATTCCTCATTTAATTAAACATCTTACACAATATTGTGGTAGATACATTGAGCCATTTTTTGGTGGCGGCGCGTTATTCTTTTACTTAGAACCTAAGAAAGCAATCATAAACGACATCAACTCAAAACTAATATCCTTTTATTTGGAAGTAAAATACAACTTTGACAACCTCAAAGCGGAACTAACTGAAATTGAAAAAATTTATACGATTAATCGCCAAAAATTTGAAGAACTAAAACGTCAAGCACCTGATAAACGTGTAGACGACGACAACGAATCTCTATATTACAAGATAAGAGATATGTTCAATGATTTGAATGAGAAAAAATATTCTGATGGATTGCTTTATTTCTTTATAAACAAGACAGCTTATTCAGGAATGATACGCAATAACTCCAAAGGTGAGTTTAATGTTCCCTATGGAAGATATGCCAACCTTAATACTACTTTGGTTACAAAAGCCCATAGTGTCTTACTTGCAAACACGGAAATTTACAATCTCGACTATTCGGAAATTTTTAGAATGGCAAATGAAGATGATTTTATGTTTTTAGACCCGCCCTATGATTGTGTTTTCTCGGACTATGGAAATATAGAGCATAAGGACGGCTTTAACGAAAAAAATCATATTGAATTAGCTAATCAATATAAACAATTAAAATGCAAAGCACTTATGGTAATTGGCAGAACTCCATTAACTGAAAAGTTATATGAAGACATGATTGTTGATGAATATGGAAAATCTTATGCAGTAAATATTAGAAACAGATTTAAGTCCGAAGCGAGCCATATTTTAATTTCAAATTATGGCAACGTATCTAAAAAATATTTCCCAAAAATTGTATTTGAAAAAGATCTAGTACTGTAA
- a CDS encoding AlwI family type II restriction endonuclease → MPRINSKVIFVTTSPRTPAKMIPEIGLLSTHFSGRKWGNETQRAFMELLREENFFNGEGANDPAFSARDRINRAPKALGFVILSPTIKLTSAGKELISSIRKEEIFLRQLLKFQIPSPFHKPTEQSANFWVKPYLEIFRLIRHFGTLKFDELTMFGLQLVDYRGFDTIVEKINQFRNAKAQFDGNYKSFRKEYWDAELRGIYSSDINSGNTRTRQTKDNSIPKYLKTKSSNMRDYADACFRYLRATGLVNISHIGKSISIVPEKIQEVDYFLQNANRDPIFIDDEIQYVDYLGNPQIPNLLTDNRELLEQKIRTEFPQIEISPNATLQDLKNLFADELENRKEQLLTEQVAAIKDYRLFEEISTTFDQILDNSLYDTPLMLEWNTWRAMTMLDGGEIKANLKFDDFGNPMSTAQGNMADIVCDYGDFGLTVEVTMQSGQRQYETEGEPVSRHLAKYKRETEKPAYCLFIAPNINDSCKAHFYALHKMNIQYYGGTSTIVPLPLSVFIKMVQDSHNANYVPEPSHVQRFFERSNELANSTENEVDWYNGITQEALNWLTE, encoded by the coding sequence ATGCCAAGAATAAACAGTAAAGTAATTTTCGTCACTACTTCTCCTAGGACACCAGCCAAAATGATTCCTGAAATCGGATTATTATCTACTCACTTTTCAGGGAGGAAATGGGGGAATGAAACTCAGAGAGCATTTATGGAGCTATTAAGGGAGGAAAACTTTTTCAATGGCGAAGGTGCGAATGATCCTGCTTTTAGTGCAAGAGATAGAATAAACCGTGCGCCAAAAGCTCTTGGTTTCGTTATTTTGTCCCCTACAATTAAACTAACATCGGCAGGCAAAGAATTAATAAGTTCAATTAGAAAAGAAGAAATATTTTTAAGACAGTTGCTTAAATTTCAAATTCCTTCTCCATTCCATAAACCCACAGAACAGTCAGCAAATTTTTGGGTCAAACCTTATCTAGAAATTTTCCGCCTAATTAGACATTTTGGAACATTGAAATTTGATGAATTGACGATGTTTGGATTGCAGTTAGTTGATTACAGAGGATTTGATACGATTGTCGAAAAAATCAACCAGTTCAGGAATGCAAAAGCACAGTTTGACGGGAATTACAAAAGTTTTCGTAAAGAATACTGGGATGCAGAATTAAGAGGAATTTATAGTTCAGATATAAATTCAGGAAACACTCGAACACGACAAACAAAGGATAATTCAATTCCAAAATATTTGAAAACGAAATCAAGTAATATGCGAGATTATGCAGATGCTTGTTTTCGTTATTTAAGAGCAACAGGGTTAGTAAACATTTCACATATAGGAAAATCTATTTCTATTGTTCCGGAAAAAATTCAAGAAGTTGATTATTTCTTACAAAATGCAAACAGAGACCCCATATTCATTGATGACGAAATTCAATATGTTGATTATCTTGGCAATCCTCAAATTCCCAATTTATTAACGGACAATAGAGAATTACTCGAACAAAAAATACGTACTGAATTTCCGCAAATTGAAATATCACCAAATGCAACTTTACAAGACCTTAAAAACCTTTTTGCAGACGAGTTAGAAAACAGAAAAGAACAATTATTAACAGAACAAGTTGCCGCAATCAAAGACTACCGACTCTTTGAAGAAATATCTACAACATTTGACCAAATACTCGATAATTCGCTATATGACACTCCGCTAATGTTGGAATGGAATACTTGGAGAGCAATGACAATGTTGGACGGTGGAGAGATTAAAGCTAATTTAAAATTTGACGACTTTGGAAATCCAATGTCAACAGCACAGGGCAATATGGCAGACATTGTTTGCGATTATGGAGACTTCGGTTTAACAGTCGAAGTAACTATGCAAAGCGGACAAAGACAGTATGAAACAGAAGGTGAGCCAGTATCAAGACACCTTGCAAAATACAAAAGAGAAACTGAAAAACCAGCTTACTGTTTATTCATTGCCCCAAACATAAATGACTCATGCAAAGCACATTTTTACGCATTGCATAAAATGAACATTCAATATTATGGTGGGACTTCAACAATAGTTCCATTGCCATTGAGTGTTTTTATTAAAATGGTTCAGGACTCTCATAATGCAAATTATGTTCCTGAACCAAGTCATGTTCAACGATTTTTCGAACGTTCAAATGAATTGGCAAACTCGACAGAAAATGAAGTGGATTGGTATAATGGAATAACTCAAGAGGCTCTAAATTGGCTGACTGAATGA
- the guaB gene encoding IMP dehydrogenase: protein MIENKILYEGITYDDVLLIPDYSQVLPRDTEIKSKLTADITLNVPVISAAMDTITESNMAIAMAREGGLGVIHKNLSIEQQADQVDRVKRSESGMIKDPITLTVDKSVADALELMAKYHISGIPIIDDNRKLIGIITNRDLRFKPNPQEKIADVMTKENLITVPEGTTLEEAEVVLQGKRIEKLPVVDSNMILRGLITFKDIQKKKKHPNATKDEMGRLSAAAAVGIAYDTLERVEALVNVGIDAVFVDTAHGHSKGVIDMVRRIKAKYPSLPIIAGNIATGGAAQALIDAGADGLKVGIGPGSICTTRIIAGVGIPQLTAIMNVVEIASKYNIPVVADGGIKQTGDVAKAIAAGADTVMIGNLFAGHEESPGEKILYERRAFKIYRGMGSIDAMQKGSADRYFQDTEDEISKYVPEGIEGRVPFKGNVSDTVYQLIGGLRSSMGYCGCKNIDELKTKARFNRISSAGLRESHPHNVSITKESPNYFV, encoded by the coding sequence ATGATTGAGAACAAAATATTATACGAAGGAATCACATACGACGACGTATTGTTAATCCCGGACTACTCGCAAGTCTTGCCCCGCGACACAGAAATTAAATCTAAATTAACCGCAGACATTACACTGAATGTGCCTGTCATAAGCGCCGCAATGGATACAATTACCGAATCGAACATGGCGATTGCCATGGCTCGGGAAGGTGGTTTGGGCGTTATCCACAAAAATCTTTCCATCGAACAGCAAGCTGACCAAGTTGACCGAGTAAAGCGTTCCGAAAGTGGCATGATAAAAGACCCCATCACTCTCACCGTTGACAAATCTGTCGCCGATGCACTTGAGCTAATGGCAAAATATCATATTTCCGGAATCCCGATTATAGATGACAATAGAAAGCTCATTGGCATTATAACCAACAGAGATTTGCGATTCAAACCCAATCCGCAGGAAAAAATTGCGGACGTCATGACCAAGGAAAACTTGATAACTGTCCCCGAAGGGACAACTCTCGAAGAAGCTGAAGTTGTATTGCAAGGCAAAAGGATAGAAAAACTTCCTGTCGTTGATTCGAATATGATTCTGAGAGGGCTGATTACTTTCAAAGACATTCAGAAAAAGAAAAAGCACCCCAATGCCACTAAAGACGAAATGGGCAGATTGTCTGCTGCTGCTGCGGTAGGAATAGCTTATGATACACTCGAAAGAGTCGAAGCACTCGTTAATGTGGGCATTGATGCTGTTTTTGTTGATACGGCACATGGTCATAGCAAAGGTGTCATAGATATGGTTAGGCGAATCAAAGCCAAATACCCGTCGCTACCGATAATTGCGGGAAACATCGCAACTGGTGGAGCCGCACAAGCATTGATTGATGCCGGAGCAGACGGCTTAAAAGTCGGAATCGGACCGGGCTCAATATGCACAACGAGAATTATTGCCGGAGTTGGCATTCCGCAACTAACTGCCATTATGAACGTAGTAGAAATAGCGTCCAAGTACAATATTCCGGTTGTGGCTGACGGCGGTATCAAACAAACAGGCGACGTCGCTAAGGCAATTGCCGCCGGAGCTGATACTGTTATGATTGGCAATTTGTTTGCAGGGCACGAAGAAAGCCCGGGCGAAAAAATCTTATACGAACGCCGTGCATTCAAAATTTATCGTGGCATGGGTTCAATAGACGCTATGCAAAAAGGTTCTGCTGACCGATATTTCCAAGATACTGAAGATGAAATCAGCAAATATGTACCCGAAGGAATCGAAGGCAGAGTGCCTTTCAAAGGCAACGTTAGCGATACTGTTTACCAACTTATCGGCGGATTGCGTTCTTCGATGGGTTATTGCGGTTGCAAAAACATCGATGAATTGAAAACAAAAGCTCGATTTAACAGAATTTCAAGTGCCGGATTGAGAGAATCACACCCTCACAATGTCAGCATAACTAAAGAATCACCAAATTACTTTGTTTAA
- a CDS encoding glycosyltransferase — MVSENTTDIYSNLKRNVLVIAYYFPPMGLSGVQRTLKFVKYLPKFGWHPIVLTTGDLDYYAFDETLIEELGEENITIVRTPSKGKPTKTRNFPNQFIHKLGRMYNDTFFVPDSKIGWKKQAVNTANAIIADNEIHAIFATAPPFTDFLIADEIARKHDIPFLADYRDTWVDNPFKYYPTPMHKNKNLKLEQRILSHAHKSFVTTRFAKEVLLRRYRFLSHEDILILPHGYDPEDFANANHGHNDKSKFVITHSGLFQDDRTPKYFLKALSIFLSKNKQAKEATILRFVGLMRPSHLKMASKFKLSDNIELTGYVTHKESIRHILDSDVLWLMMNDTYRSPGKLYEYFGARKPIFINAPSGPMTKIVQDSGAGFVTEPDNVKDIVKKLSELFELWQSGNLPKPSEKFVAGFDRSKITNDLARELSLSVKY, encoded by the coding sequence ATGGTATCAGAAAACACAACAGATATTTACTCAAATTTGAAGCGCAATGTCCTTGTTATAGCGTACTATTTCCCGCCTATGGGATTGAGTGGCGTTCAGAGGACTTTGAAATTTGTAAAATATTTACCGAAATTCGGTTGGCATCCAATTGTGCTTACAACCGGAGATTTGGACTATTATGCTTTCGACGAAACCTTGATTGAAGAGCTCGGCGAGGAAAATATCACTATTGTCCGCACTCCGAGCAAAGGGAAGCCGACGAAAACCAGAAATTTCCCGAATCAATTTATTCACAAATTAGGCAGAATGTACAATGATACATTCTTCGTACCTGATTCGAAAATCGGTTGGAAAAAGCAAGCTGTCAACACAGCCAATGCAATTATTGCCGATAATGAAATTCACGCAATATTTGCCACTGCACCGCCATTCACTGACTTTTTGATAGCCGATGAAATAGCTCGCAAACACGACATCCCATTTCTTGCCGATTACCGTGACACATGGGTGGATAACCCGTTCAAATATTATCCAACTCCAATGCACAAGAACAAAAATCTGAAATTGGAACAAAGGATTCTCTCTCATGCTCACAAATCATTTGTCACCACAAGATTTGCCAAAGAAGTGCTGTTGCGTCGCTACAGGTTTCTCTCCCACGAAGACATCTTGATTCTGCCACACGGCTACGACCCCGAAGATTTCGCAAACGCAAATCACGGACACAATGACAAGAGCAAATTCGTAATTACTCATTCCGGTCTCTTCCAAGATGACCGTACTCCCAAGTATTTTCTCAAAGCACTCTCGATATTTCTCTCCAAAAATAAACAGGCTAAAGAAGCCACAATACTCAGATTTGTGGGGCTTATGCGTCCTTCGCATCTCAAAATGGCAAGCAAATTCAAACTGTCCGACAACATCGAATTAACCGGCTATGTAACTCATAAAGAATCAATTCGTCATATTCTTGATTCTGATGTTCTTTGGCTTATGATGAATGATACGTACCGGTCGCCGGGCAAGTTATATGAATATTTTGGAGCAAGAAAGCCCATATTCATAAATGCCCCCTCAGGACCAATGACGAAAATTGTCCAAGATAGCGGTGCCGGATTTGTTACAGAACCCGACAACGTGAAGGACATCGTCAAGAAGCTGTCAGAGCTCTTCGAACTATGGCAAAGCGGCAATTTGCCAAAGCCGAGCGAAAAGTTCGTAGCAGGATTCGACCGAAGCAAAATCACCAATGATTTGGCTCGCGAATTATCACTTTCAGTGAAATACTGA
- the atpC gene encoding ATP synthase F1 subunit epsilon → MADNFLNIDIITPLKTVFSGLAKSVNVPGSKSPFTVLINHAPIVSSLDIGIIKILTDENMELIYATDTGFVEVHDNKVSIVVESADESNEIIRDKVIKTIEKLQTDLELTSDAFTQTKFKNLIKLNEIKLKVCPTANN, encoded by the coding sequence ATGGCTGATAATTTTTTAAATATTGATATAATAACCCCACTCAAAACGGTTTTCTCGGGACTGGCAAAATCTGTCAATGTACCCGGGTCGAAATCTCCGTTTACGGTGCTTATTAACCATGCTCCGATAGTATCAAGTTTAGATATTGGTATTATCAAAATCCTGACTGATGAAAACATGGAGCTTATTTATGCTACGGACACAGGATTTGTCGAAGTTCATGACAACAAAGTTTCTATCGTAGTCGAATCTGCAGATGAATCCAATGAAATAATTAGAGATAAAGTCATAAAGACAATCGAAAAATTACAAACTGATTTAGAACTTACTTCAGATGCTTTTACTCAGACCAAATTTAAGAACTTGATAAAATTAAACGAAATCAAACTGAAAGTTTGCCCGACCGCAAACAACTAA
- a CDS encoding fibronectin type III domain-containing protein, with the protein MSYSKLLAVLFASLLMGFLVTSCTEDDPVDPTNEKPAAPTNLMALSVNETTIHLKYDISPSEQNSLFQDYFLNYWVVGETANPMTMAVAKGVNPIAVTGLEEGKIYEFQLVARYTNNENSAASANVKWSPASRFVETIFDAPIKIYESASGFGSGLQIYDGTEGPSSLTVTNGANWDLGLETAGNTIMFGSATKLGYNFQTQPQPTFMMTDYFLADALNDVFDSRSMDDGDRNTKYAETTLDLATVAGSQNAIFYVRKYQPGKTRYNYAKVMVERNALSGGFLHGVAPNRHLILHISYQKVEDVPYAKTASN; encoded by the coding sequence ATGTCTTATTCTAAACTTTTAGCAGTTTTATTTGCATCATTATTGATGGGCTTTCTTGTCACTTCATGTACTGAAGATGACCCCGTTGACCCAACTAATGAAAAACCGGCTGCACCCACAAATCTGATGGCTCTATCAGTAAATGAAACTACCATTCATTTAAAGTATGATATCTCCCCATCAGAGCAAAACTCACTATTCCAAGATTACTTCCTTAATTATTGGGTAGTTGGAGAAACAGCAAACCCTATGACTATGGCAGTTGCGAAAGGTGTGAACCCAATCGCAGTTACCGGACTTGAAGAAGGTAAAATTTACGAATTCCAACTCGTAGCACGCTACACAAACAATGAAAATTCAGCAGCTTCAGCAAATGTTAAATGGTCACCTGCTTCAAGATTCGTTGAAACTATCTTTGATGCGCCAATCAAAATTTATGAATCAGCTTCAGGCTTTGGAAGTGGTTTGCAAATTTACGATGGTACAGAAGGTCCAAGCTCACTTACAGTAACTAATGGAGCAAATTGGGATTTAGGTTTGGAAACTGCTGGAAATACTATCATGTTCGGTTCGGCTACTAAATTAGGTTATAATTTCCAAACACAACCACAACCTACTTTTATGATGACTGATTATTTCTTGGCTGATGCTTTGAATGATGTTTTTGATAGCAGGTCAATGGATGATGGCGACCGAAATACAAAGTACGCAGAAACCACTTTGGATTTAGCTACTGTTGCTGGTTCACAAAATGCAATTTTCTACGTAAGAAAATACCAACCGGGCAAAACAAGATATAATTATGCAAAAGTCATGGTAGAAAGAAATGCACTTTCAGGTGGATTCTTGCATGGTGTTGCACCAAACAGACACCTTATTCTGCATATCTCATACCAAAAAGTTGAAGACGTTCCTTATGCTAAAACAGCAAGTAATTAA